A genomic region of Ovis aries strain OAR_USU_Benz2616 breed Rambouillet chromosome 20, ARS-UI_Ramb_v3.0, whole genome shotgun sequence contains the following coding sequences:
- the EDN1 gene encoding endothelin-1 precursor (The RefSeq protein has 2 substitutions compared to this genomic sequence), which produces MDYFPMIFALLFVAFQGAPEAAVLGTELSTGAESGGERPVPTTPWRPRRSKRCSCSSLMDKECVYFCHLDIIWVNTPEHVVPYGLGSPSRSKRSLKDFFPTKATVHRKRCQCASQTDKKCQNFCQAGKELKDQDSMEKAWDNRKRGKDCPKLGEKCLQQQLVVGRKTRRLETISNSIKTSFRVAKLKAQLYRDKKVIYSRAH; this is translated from the exons atGGATTATTTCCCCATGATTTTTGCTCTGCTGTTTGTGGCTTTCCAAGGAGCTCCAGAAGCAG caGTCCTGGGCACCGAGCTCAGCACGGGAGCGGAGAGTGGCGGGGAGAGGCCGGTTCCCACCACGCCCTGGAGACCCCGCAGGTCCAAGCGCTGCTCCTGCTCGTCCCTGATGGATAAAGAGTGTGTCTACTTCTGCCACCTGGACATCATCTGGGTCAACACTCCAGA GCACGTTGTTCCATATGGACTCGGAAGCCCTTCTAGGTCCAAGCGCTCCTTAAAGGACTTCTTTCCTACAAAGGCGACAGTCCACAGGAAGAGATGCCAGTGTGCTAGCCAGACAGACAAGAAATGTCAGAATTTTTGCCAAGCAGGAAAAGAGCTCAA GGACCAAGACTCCATGGAGAAAGCCTGGGACAACcgaaagagaggaaaagactgTCCTAAGCTAGGAGAGAAGTGTCTTCAGCAGCAGCTCGTGGTCGGAAGGAAAACAAGAAG GTTGGAGGCCATCAGCAACAGCATCAAAACATCTTTTCGTGTTGCCAAGCTGAAAGCCCAGCTCTATAGAGATAAGAAAGTGATCTACAACCGTGCTCACTGA
- the EDN1 gene encoding endothelin-1 isoform X1: MDYFPMIFALLFVAFQGAPEAVLGTELSTGAESGGERPVPTTPWRPRRSKRCSCSSLMDKECVYFCHLDIIWVNTPEHVVPYGLGSPSRSKRSLKDFFPTKATVHRKRCQCASQTDKKCQNFCQAGKELKDQDSMEKAWDNRKRGKDCPKLGEKCLQQQLVVGRKTRRLEAISNSIKTSFRVAKLKAQLYRDKKVIYNRAH; the protein is encoded by the exons atGGATTATTTCCCCATGATTTTTGCTCTGCTGTTTGTGGCTTTCCAAGGAGCTCCAGAAGCAG TCCTGGGCACCGAGCTCAGCACGGGAGCGGAGAGTGGCGGGGAGAGGCCGGTTCCCACCACGCCCTGGAGACCCCGCAGGTCCAAGCGCTGCTCCTGCTCGTCCCTGATGGATAAAGAGTGTGTCTACTTCTGCCACCTGGACATCATCTGGGTCAACACTCCAGA GCACGTTGTTCCATATGGACTCGGAAGCCCTTCTAGGTCCAAGCGCTCCTTAAAGGACTTCTTTCCTACAAAGGCGACAGTCCACAGGAAGAGATGCCAGTGTGCTAGCCAGACAGACAAGAAATGTCAGAATTTTTGCCAAGCAGGAAAAGAGCTCAA GGACCAAGACTCCATGGAGAAAGCCTGGGACAACcgaaagagaggaaaagactgTCCTAAGCTAGGAGAGAAGTGTCTTCAGCAGCAGCTCGTGGTCGGAAGGAAAACAAGAAG GTTGGAGGCCATCAGCAACAGCATCAAAACATCTTTTCGTGTTGCCAAGCTGAAAGCCCAGCTCTATAGAGATAAGAAAGTGATCTACAACCGTGCTCACTGA